In Opitutaceae bacterium TAV5, one genomic interval encodes:
- a CDS encoding AraC family transcriptional regulator, producing the protein MPRIDYSFRFPSDVCRFAWWQYPLIDVRTSLHTHVFHEVFWVEEGEGVHVINGEQRRLFPGLLVLIRREDSHGFSAARKGPGEFVRFANFAFACELWERLRRRHFPEVRMRGRGRRTAGGGGNSSGNSEGERWFAEPDHRKREFELDAAQVERLRAMAHDLDAGARDALSAEAFLSGVMALLVNARHSRQALPEWLAVACKRIQEPEHFRGGTAELARLAGRSPEHVAREVQRLLKKTPTDVLNEARMTYAAHELNTTSREIIDIAADCGLENLGHFYKIFRRRFGVTPHRYRKHAYATPELRLAGGR; encoded by the coding sequence ATGCCTCGTATCGACTACTCTTTCCGTTTCCCCTCCGATGTGTGCCGGTTCGCATGGTGGCAGTATCCGTTGATTGATGTGCGCACGTCGCTGCACACACATGTTTTTCACGAGGTATTCTGGGTCGAAGAGGGGGAGGGGGTGCATGTCATCAACGGGGAACAGCGGCGGTTGTTTCCGGGACTGCTGGTGTTGATCCGGCGTGAGGACTCGCACGGGTTTTCGGCGGCACGCAAGGGGCCGGGAGAGTTTGTGCGGTTCGCCAATTTTGCCTTCGCCTGCGAGTTGTGGGAACGGTTGCGGAGGAGGCATTTTCCGGAGGTCAGGATGCGGGGCCGTGGAAGGAGGACTGCTGGCGGCGGGGGCAATAGTAGTGGCAACAGTGAAGGCGAACGGTGGTTTGCCGAACCGGATCACCGCAAGCGCGAGTTCGAGCTCGATGCCGCCCAGGTGGAGCGGTTGCGCGCGATGGCGCATGACCTCGACGCAGGCGCACGCGATGCGTTGAGCGCGGAAGCATTCCTGAGCGGGGTCATGGCGTTGCTGGTGAACGCGCGGCATTCCCGGCAGGCGCTGCCGGAATGGCTGGCTGTCGCTTGCAAGCGGATTCAGGAGCCGGAGCATTTTCGCGGCGGCACGGCAGAACTGGCGCGGCTGGCGGGACGCAGCCCGGAACATGTGGCGCGGGAGGTGCAGCGGTTGCTGAAAAAGACGCCGACGGATGTGCTCAACGAGGCGCGGATGACTTACGCGGCCCACGAACTGAATACGACCTCACGCGAGATCATCGACATCGCGGCGGACTGCGGCCTGGAGAACCTCGGGCATTTCTACAAAATCTTCCGGCGGCGGTTCGGTGTCACTCCGCACCGGTATCGGAAACATGCCTACGCGACGCCGGAGTTACGGCTGGCGGGAGGGCGATGA